One window of the Rufibacter radiotolerans genome contains the following:
- a CDS encoding L,D-transpeptidase family protein: protein MKARNHRVESLGRRIPLLLAFFVLFLLSGFSLPVYAQATNFNPAVQAARLRLALQYYRGLVTNPQWKAFPDKSCLKAGEPDNCLPDLYINLKLTGDLPLTANPKDSVAFEKDLLQGVKKFQRRHGLEPDGIVGTQTLAALNISIPRRIQQMELNLRRWEADSAKTPQPLVLVNIPDYSLYVLQESGKVIWQTRVVVGQLGREFHTKPLESKISYFVLNPTWNVPKSIIWREIIPIMQTDPGYLARNNMTVYRLTRNSRIPVSPSSINWFTLNPSDETMQVIQKPGNDNALGRIKFLFDNPYHIYLHDTPVKSLFKHPARAYSHGCVRVQHPEVLAALLMRQNWKTPAPKPYPLLPLSRTEQNVFLPKPVAIKIAYYTCWVNDAGEIQFRTDIYGKDVTIEDAI from the coding sequence ATGAAAGCGCGAAACCATAGAGTAGAAAGTTTAGGCAGAAGGATACCCCTTCTTCTTGCCTTCTTTGTGCTGTTTCTGCTTTCCGGCTTCAGCCTGCCGGTCTACGCGCAGGCCACCAACTTCAACCCCGCGGTACAGGCGGCCCGCCTGCGACTGGCCCTGCAGTATTACCGGGGCCTGGTGACCAACCCGCAGTGGAAAGCCTTTCCTGACAAGTCATGCCTTAAGGCCGGAGAGCCAGATAACTGCCTGCCAGACCTGTACATCAACCTGAAACTCACTGGAGATTTACCGCTTACCGCCAACCCCAAAGATTCAGTGGCTTTTGAGAAGGACCTGCTGCAGGGGGTCAAGAAATTCCAGCGCCGGCACGGCCTGGAACCAGACGGCATTGTAGGTACCCAAACCCTGGCGGCCCTCAATATTTCCATACCCCGGCGCATACAGCAAATGGAACTGAACCTGCGCCGTTGGGAAGCAGACTCGGCCAAAACACCCCAGCCCCTTGTGCTGGTGAACATTCCAGATTACTCGCTGTACGTACTCCAGGAAAGTGGAAAGGTCATCTGGCAGACCCGGGTAGTGGTAGGGCAACTGGGCAGAGAATTCCACACCAAACCGCTGGAAAGCAAGATCAGTTATTTTGTTCTGAACCCCACCTGGAATGTTCCTAAAAGCATTATCTGGCGGGAGATCATCCCTATCATGCAAACAGACCCGGGGTATCTGGCCCGCAACAACATGACCGTTTACCGCCTGACCCGTAACAGCCGCATACCCGTTTCCCCCAGCTCCATTAACTGGTTTACCCTGAACCCTTCAGATGAAACCATGCAAGTGATCCAAAAGCCGGGAAATGACAATGCCCTGGGGCGCATTAAGTTCCTGTTTGACAACCCCTACCATATTTACCTGCATGACACCCCCGTTAAATCGCTGTTCAAGCACCCCGCCCGGGCCTATAGCCATGGGTGCGTGCGGGTCCAGCACCCAGAGGTACTGGCGGCGCTCTTAATGAGACAAAACTGGAAGACGCCCGCCCCTAAACCCTACCCTCTTTTACCGCTCTCCAGAACCGAGCAGAATGTTTTTTTACCCAAGCCGGTGGCCATTAAAATAGCCTACTATACCTGCTGGGTGAATGACGCCGGTGAGATACAGTTCAGGACAGACATTTACGGAAAGGATGTAACCATAGAAGACGCTATATAA
- a CDS encoding universal stress protein codes for MEKILCPTDFTSCSRNALNYARELAQPLQAKMLLFHSVPQPEKEPYVPVGGVPYMEPIPDPEEKKVREMQISLAKEKLFAVAKECGATESELRVGAVSSTLPVAAAETEADVIVLGHEGLQDIFPASVTSQIIRYSPCPVLIIPPHVSFQPLRKIVFATDLRGDDFTDIGFVSQLAAAFQGQIQFLHILTDAGDQERAKAERGLRLICKRSFYPQVSYALEKDNNVQEGITRFCFQEKADLLVMGSRNINFWQYQFLVNKTQKVASNTFLPLLVLPYKK; via the coding sequence ATGGAAAAGATTCTATGCCCCACTGATTTCACCTCCTGCTCCAGAAACGCACTCAACTACGCCCGCGAATTAGCCCAGCCCCTGCAGGCAAAAATGCTTCTTTTCCATAGTGTGCCTCAACCAGAAAAAGAACCTTACGTGCCGGTGGGCGGAGTGCCTTACATGGAACCCATCCCAGACCCGGAGGAAAAGAAAGTGCGTGAGATGCAGATATCCCTGGCTAAGGAAAAGCTGTTCGCGGTGGCCAAGGAATGTGGAGCCACAGAAAGCGAGCTGCGGGTGGGCGCTGTCTCGTCTACCCTTCCGGTGGCGGCCGCAGAAACAGAGGCAGATGTCATTGTGCTGGGCCATGAAGGGCTGCAGGATATTTTCCCGGCCTCCGTCACTTCCCAGATCATCCGGTACTCGCCCTGCCCGGTGCTCATCATCCCGCCCCACGTCTCGTTTCAGCCCTTGCGCAAGATTGTGTTCGCCACTGACCTGCGTGGTGATGACTTCACGGATATTGGCTTTGTCTCACAGCTGGCAGCGGCCTTTCAGGGCCAGATCCAGTTCCTGCATATTCTAACAGATGCCGGCGACCAAGAGAGGGCAAAGGCCGAAAGAGGGCTGCGGCTGATCTGCAAACGCTCGTTTTACCCCCAGGTCTCTTATGCCTTAGAAAAAGACAATAACGTTCAGGAGGGCATTACCCGGTTCTGTTTTCAGGAAAAAGCAGATTTACTGGTCATGGGCTCCCGGAACATTAACTTTTGGCAGTACCAGTTCCTGGTAAATAAAACCCAGAAGGTTGCCTCCAACACGTTTCTGCCTTTATTGGTCCTTCCCTACAAGAAATAG
- a CDS encoding response regulator: MSRKKRTIIILIADDDAEDRMLVKDALEENRLTNEVQFVEDGEELIDYLHNRGKFTDREKYPTPGLILLDLNMPRKDGREALKEIKADEHLRVIPVVVLTTSKAEEDILRTYDLGVSSFITKPVTFAALVDVMKTLTKYWFEIVELPKPEL; this comes from the coding sequence ATGAGCCGCAAGAAAAGAACTATAATCATTCTCATAGCCGATGATGATGCCGAAGACCGTATGCTGGTGAAAGACGCCCTGGAAGAAAACCGTCTCACCAATGAGGTGCAGTTTGTAGAAGACGGCGAGGAACTGATTGATTACCTGCATAACCGGGGTAAATTCACGGACCGGGAGAAATACCCCACCCCGGGCCTTATCCTGCTGGACCTGAACATGCCCCGCAAAGATGGCCGCGAAGCCCTCAAGGAAATAAAAGCCGACGAACACCTGCGCGTAATACCGGTAGTGGTGCTTACTACCTCCAAGGCCGAGGAAGACATTCTGCGCACCTATGACCTGGGAGTGAGCTCTTTCATTACCAAGCCGGTAACCTTCGCCGCTCTGGTAGACGTCATGAAGACCCTTACCAAGTACTGGTTTGAAATAGTGGAATTGCCCAAGCCTGAGTTATAG
- a CDS encoding GNAT family N-acetyltransferase: MGEKVLSVRELQEKDITPLSDYWFSAEPGFLEGIGVDLAKMPARDEWQEMLATQMRQGYEEKQSYCVIWQADGQAVGHSNVNKIVFGQEAFMHLHLWKPDFRQKGMGTDLVKLSLPYFFKNLQLKTLYCEPYALNPAPNKTLEKVGFDFLKEYITTPGWINFEQPVCLWALTLEKFRKL, encoded by the coding sequence ATGGGAGAAAAAGTGCTTTCCGTGAGGGAGTTACAGGAGAAGGATATAACCCCGCTCAGTGACTACTGGTTTTCCGCGGAGCCCGGTTTTCTGGAAGGGATAGGCGTGGACCTGGCCAAAATGCCCGCCCGCGATGAATGGCAGGAAATGCTGGCCACGCAGATGAGGCAAGGGTATGAGGAGAAGCAATCCTACTGTGTTATCTGGCAGGCAGACGGGCAGGCCGTTGGGCATTCAAACGTCAATAAGATTGTGTTTGGTCAGGAGGCGTTCATGCATCTGCACCTCTGGAAACCAGACTTCCGGCAGAAGGGCATGGGCACAGACCTGGTGAAACTGTCACTGCCTTACTTCTTTAAAAACCTGCAGTTGAAAACCCTGTACTGTGAGCCCTATGCCCTGAACCCAGCCCCCAATAAAACCCTGGAGAAAGTAGGCTTTGACTTCCTGAAGGAATATATCACCACCCCGGGGTGGATCAACTTTGAGCAGCCAGTTTGCCTTTGGGCCCTTACCTTAGAGAAATTCAGAAAGTTGTAA
- a CDS encoding PAS domain-containing sensor histidine kinase: MEQPLQPSPNQLDDQARLKAIIDAAIDGIITIDSRGIIETMNPAALRIFGYGPEEVIGQNIKVLMPEPDKSQHDGYLEHYHQTGERKIIGIGREVVGQRKDGSLFPFLLSISEVKLQDKVIFTGIVHDISRQKLAEHAQRESENKINSIIQAAVDGIITIDSHGIIEMVNPSAAKLFGYVEEELLGKTINMLMPEPDKSRHDGYMHNYERTGKKRIIGIGREVSGLKKDGTIFPFYLSISEVQLEGRRLYTGFVHDITNQKLTEERLRRYAAELERSNAELQDFAYVSSHDLQEPLRKIQAFGDRLKTKEQAHLSEQGKDYVDRMLNAAVRMQNLINDLLAFSRVTTKSKSFEVVNLDTILTEVLSDLEITIEKTGTIIERSTLPSIEAEPTQIRQLFQNLISNAIKFRKEGVTPVVKIYHEQLQRTAHLIGTPGDLQIAIYIEDNGIGFDEKYLDRIFNIFQRLEGQKYEGSGIGLAICRKIAIRHGGDITAESKPGHGTRFIITLSTKNLQY, from the coding sequence TTGGAACAACCTTTGCAACCTTCCCCCAATCAACTGGATGACCAGGCCCGCCTGAAAGCCATTATTGATGCGGCCATTGACGGCATCATTACCATAGACAGCCGGGGCATCATAGAGACCATGAACCCGGCGGCTCTCCGTATTTTTGGGTATGGCCCCGAAGAGGTGATTGGGCAGAACATAAAAGTCTTGATGCCGGAGCCAGATAAAAGCCAGCATGACGGCTATCTGGAGCATTACCACCAGACCGGGGAGCGGAAAATCATTGGCATAGGCCGTGAGGTGGTGGGCCAACGGAAAGACGGCAGCCTTTTCCCTTTCCTGCTTAGCATAAGCGAGGTGAAACTGCAGGACAAGGTCATCTTTACCGGCATTGTGCATGATATCTCTCGGCAGAAACTAGCCGAACACGCCCAGCGCGAAAGCGAGAACAAGATCAACTCCATTATTCAGGCGGCCGTTGACGGCATTATCACCATTGACAGCCACGGCATCATAGAAATGGTGAACCCCTCTGCCGCCAAACTCTTTGGGTACGTGGAGGAAGAACTGTTGGGTAAAACCATTAACATGCTCATGCCGGAGCCAGATAAAAGCCGGCATGACGGCTACATGCACAACTATGAGCGCACTGGCAAGAAAAGGATCATTGGTATAGGCCGCGAGGTCTCTGGCCTCAAAAAGGACGGTACCATCTTTCCTTTCTATCTGAGCATAAGCGAGGTGCAGCTGGAGGGACGCAGGCTCTACACCGGCTTTGTGCATGACATCACCAACCAGAAATTAACTGAGGAGCGCTTGCGGCGCTATGCAGCCGAGCTGGAACGCAGCAACGCCGAGCTCCAGGATTTCGCCTACGTTTCTTCGCATGACCTGCAGGAGCCTCTGCGTAAAATACAGGCCTTCGGGGATAGGCTTAAAACCAAGGAACAGGCGCACCTCAGCGAACAGGGCAAAGACTACGTAGACCGCATGTTGAACGCCGCCGTTCGTATGCAGAACCTCATCAATGACCTGCTGGCTTTCTCCAGGGTAACCACCAAGTCAAAGTCGTTTGAGGTAGTGAACCTGGATACCATTCTCACCGAGGTGCTCTCTGACCTGGAAATCACGATTGAGAAAACCGGGACTATCATTGAGCGGTCAACGCTGCCCAGCATTGAGGCCGAGCCCACCCAGATACGCCAACTTTTCCAGAACCTGATCAGCAATGCCATCAAGTTCAGGAAAGAAGGGGTAACGCCGGTGGTTAAGATTTACCATGAGCAATTGCAGCGCACCGCCCACCTTATTGGCACCCCCGGCGACCTGCAGATAGCCATTTATATTGAAGACAACGGCATAGGCTTTGACGAAAAGTACCTGGACCGGATCTTCAACATCTTCCAGCGCCTGGAAGGCCAGAAATACGAAGGGTCTGGCATAGGCCTGGCCATTTGCCGCAAAATTGCCATCAGGCACGGCGGCGACATTACCGCTGAAAGCAAGCCCGGGCACGGTACCCGTTTTATCATTACCTTGTCCACCAAGAATCTACAATACTAG
- a CDS encoding universal stress protein: MPTIIVPTDFSENAANAIRYASQLALHGGGKLLLVHTLIFPATTAPQGFVSIPADPRQIEDCEEALQKLALKIQEEHEYAFEVKTICLYGELIPHLNELINTQAADLVVMGTRGASNFLDRLLGTNTANFIKKADCPVLVVPGQATFKGLSHIAYASDFETDETVYLKQLFQFASPFGSEVSIINVKSERQLNIVSDHQVLKTLNKHFPENAYTVAQLLNNDVVAGIKTFVEENNIDVLAVSIHERGFVEGLLHTSVTQALAYQAFVPLLALPKNPYHFQAHKNGEKKPLPAL; the protein is encoded by the coding sequence ATGCCAACCATAATTGTACCTACAGACTTTTCTGAGAACGCTGCCAACGCCATACGGTACGCGTCTCAACTAGCATTACATGGAGGGGGGAAACTGCTCTTGGTGCACACGCTTATTTTCCCCGCTACCACTGCCCCCCAGGGCTTTGTCTCCATTCCCGCTGACCCACGGCAGATTGAGGACTGTGAGGAAGCCCTCCAGAAACTAGCCCTCAAGATTCAGGAGGAACACGAATATGCCTTTGAGGTGAAAACCATCTGCCTGTACGGTGAACTTATCCCGCACCTGAACGAACTCATCAACACCCAGGCCGCCGACCTAGTGGTGATGGGCACCCGGGGCGCCAGCAATTTCCTGGACCGGCTACTGGGTACCAACACCGCCAACTTTATCAAGAAGGCAGATTGCCCCGTGCTGGTGGTTCCGGGCCAGGCCACGTTTAAAGGCCTGTCGCACATTGCCTACGCCTCTGATTTTGAGACCGATGAAACCGTGTACCTGAAACAGCTTTTCCAGTTTGCGTCGCCCTTTGGCTCTGAAGTAAGCATTATCAACGTAAAATCAGAAAGACAACTGAACATAGTATCTGACCACCAGGTGCTCAAGACCCTGAACAAACATTTCCCTGAGAATGCCTATACCGTGGCCCAACTGCTCAACAATGACGTGGTGGCCGGTATCAAGACCTTTGTGGAGGAAAACAACATAGACGTGCTGGCCGTCTCTATTCATGAACGTGGGTTTGTGGAAGGCCTGCTACACACCAGCGTGACCCAGGCCCTGGCCTACCAGGCCTTTGTGCCGTTACTGGCCCTGCCTAAGAACCCATACCACTTCCAGGCCCATAAAAACGGGGAAAAGAAACCTTTGCCCGCCCTGTAA
- a CDS encoding GNAT family N-acetyltransferase, with amino-acid sequence MLELVRTDSTNQAFVALVQLLDADLKRRDGEDHAFYAQFNKIDLLNQVVVAFLNGEPVGCGAIKQYKVHTAEVKRMFVKPEHRGKNIGTSILQELERWASELGYNALILETGKAQPEAIGLYTKKGFNQIPNYGQYEQIENSVCMQKTVTPE; translated from the coding sequence ATGCTAGAACTAGTAAGAACCGATTCCACCAACCAGGCCTTTGTTGCCCTGGTGCAGCTGTTAGATGCAGACCTTAAGAGAAGAGACGGCGAGGACCATGCCTTCTATGCGCAGTTCAACAAGATTGATTTGTTGAACCAGGTAGTAGTGGCTTTCCTGAACGGGGAGCCCGTGGGGTGCGGGGCTATCAAACAGTACAAGGTGCACACGGCAGAGGTCAAGAGAATGTTTGTGAAGCCAGAACACAGAGGCAAAAACATAGGCACCTCCATCTTGCAGGAGCTGGAGCGCTGGGCTTCTGAGCTGGGCTATAATGCCCTTATTCTGGAAACCGGCAAGGCCCAGCCCGAAGCCATTGGTCTCTACACCAAAAAAGGCTTCAACCAGATACCCAACTACGGGCAGTATGAGCAGATAGAGAACAGCGTGTGCATGCAGAAAACGGTCACCCCAGAATAG
- a CDS encoding hybrid sensor histidine kinase/response regulator: MPDRIRILLIDDDEDDFVITRDIIQDIPGRNYAIEWAPSFEEGLNLIRQKIHDVYLVDFFLGAHDGLELITRAVEEGTTAPLILLTGQTDRETDEKAMRAGALDFLVKGAINPYDLERSIRYSIDHAKSLAEIQSLNAQLEQRVHERTQELAEAIQQLEMTNRILHEAQLDIEKALQKEKELNELKSRFVTTASHEFRTPLSTVLSSASIIARYKTTEEDDKRLKHVDRIKSAVQNLTVILNDFLSMSRIEEGKVYNVPSVFNLVSFCKENVEEMEALVKEGQQIAYTHEGLQELVELDKQLLKNILINLLSNGSKYSSEGKTINLETKITHEAVTISVKDQGIGIPNADQTHLFTPFFRAQNATNIQGTGLGLNIVKRYVEVMEGTMQFKSVLNKGTTFTITFPKTAKK; encoded by the coding sequence ATGCCCGATAGAATCAGGATTCTTTTGATTGATGATGATGAAGATGATTTCGTGATCACACGGGACATTATCCAGGACATTCCAGGTAGAAATTACGCGATTGAGTGGGCGCCTTCTTTTGAGGAGGGGCTGAACCTTATCCGCCAGAAAATCCATGACGTGTACCTGGTAGACTTTTTCCTGGGGGCCCATGACGGACTGGAACTGATTACGCGGGCGGTAGAAGAAGGCACCACCGCCCCCCTTATTCTGCTTACCGGCCAAACCGACCGCGAGACCGACGAAAAAGCCATGCGGGCCGGGGCCCTTGACTTTCTGGTGAAAGGCGCCATCAACCCGTATGACCTGGAACGGTCCATCAGGTACAGCATTGACCACGCCAAAAGCCTGGCGGAGATTCAATCCTTAAATGCCCAGTTGGAACAGCGCGTGCATGAGCGCACCCAGGAGTTGGCAGAGGCCATTCAGCAGCTGGAAATGACTAACCGTATTTTGCATGAGGCGCAGCTGGATATTGAGAAAGCCCTGCAAAAGGAAAAAGAACTCAATGAACTGAAATCAAGGTTTGTGACCACGGCGTCGCATGAGTTCAGGACCCCATTGAGCACGGTTCTATCTTCGGCCTCCATTATTGCCCGCTACAAAACCACTGAGGAAGATGACAAGCGGCTCAAGCACGTAGACCGCATTAAATCTGCAGTGCAGAACCTCACGGTTATCCTCAATGATTTCCTTTCCATGAGCCGCATAGAGGAAGGCAAGGTGTACAATGTGCCGTCCGTCTTCAACCTGGTTTCCTTCTGCAAAGAAAACGTGGAGGAAATGGAGGCGCTGGTGAAGGAAGGGCAGCAGATCGCCTATACCCATGAAGGCCTGCAGGAACTGGTGGAACTGGACAAGCAACTGCTTAAGAACATTCTCATTAACTTGCTTTCCAACGGCAGTAAATATTCCAGCGAGGGCAAGACCATAAACCTGGAAACCAAGATCACCCATGAGGCGGTCACCATAAGTGTAAAAGACCAGGGCATAGGTATTCCCAATGCAGACCAAACCCACCTGTTCACTCCCTTCTTCAGGGCCCAGAACGCTACCAATATCCAGGGCACGGGCCTTGGGCTGAACATTGTAAAAAGATATGTAGAGGTGATGGAGGGCACCATGCAGTTTAAATCTGTCCTCAACAAAGGCACTACCTTTACCATCACTTTCCCCAAAACAGCTAAAAAATGA